The sequence below is a genomic window from Nitrospiria bacterium.
AGGCCTGCATGGCTTCTGAGACCTGTTCCAACCTCTCCAGCGTTTTTCCAGCCCGAAAATGAATCTCCCCGTTTTGAGGCTGATAATCCATGGCTTTTCGAAACGCCAACAGCGCCTCTTTCCATTGATGAGAAGAAAATAACCGCCCTCCTTTTCTGAAATAAATACCCCCCAAATTCACCTGAGCATTTTGGACGGTGGGAGAGGAAATTCCTGATGAAAGGGACAAAAACCGCTCATATGCCGTCAAGGCCCTCCCCTCATTTCCAAGCCTTAACTCCAATTGCCCTAATTCAAAATAGGCCTGTTGATAATAAGGGTTTAGGTCAATGGCTTTTTGGAAAAAATACTTGGCACGATTGAAGCGTTCACCCTCACTTTTGAAAGGCCCTTCATTTGAGTCCCACTGATAGGTGTAAAGAAATCCCAGTGCATAATAAACATAGGGAGAGGCCACCCCCGTATTGAGGGATTGCAGGAACTTTTTTTCCGCATCCTGATTTTTTCCCTGACGCATCTGGGTAATTCCAAAACTGGTTAAGGTGGCGGCCATTTCCTCCGGCTTTTTTGAAAGGGCCAAGGCCAATTGAAATTCCCTTTCGGCTTGAGAATAGGTTCCGTTTTCATGGAAAACCAGGCCCAGGTTTTGGTGCGGCAGCCAAGATTGAGGGTTTTTTTCCGCCGTTTCCTTCCAAAAGGTCTGGTTGTTCTCCCAAATCGGAAGACGCTGCCAAGTCAGAAACATCAATCCGATCAACATGAAGGCAAATGGGGCCATGAAAAAGAGAAAAAGTGCCGAAACTCCTTTTTCCGTTGACCTCCTTCCCTGCAAAAAACGAAATCCAAACAAAAAGAGACCCCCGATGAGGAATGACACCCCCATAGAAGGAATGTAAAGGTAACGCTCCGCTAAAGGTGTTGGAACACCGGTCAATGCGATCAGAGCTGAAGGAAAAAGAGTGGCCAAAACCCAAAAACTTCCCAAAAAAAGAAACTCCTTTTTTTTGACTAAACCGATTAGGACCATACCCAAGAAAAACCCCATTAACCCCAAGGACAAAATGTCAAAAGAAATGGAATCAGGGAGAACATCAATAAATGCGTTAAAATCAAAGGGCCCAATCATCTTCCAGATATAAAAACCATAAGCCAAAAAAATCCTTATTCCCCCATCCCATAGTGATGTAAATACCCAAAGATGATCTCCCACAAAACTTTGCATGGCCCAATTGCGTACTAAAAAATACCCAATCACTACCAAAACCGGTAAAATAGAAATTCGAATCATTTTATTCCAGAGCCTCCCCCCTTTCTCTTTTCTCCAGAACAATGGAACAAAGGGAAAAATCAATAACAACGAAATTGACGTCTCTTTACTTAAAAGAGCGAAAAGGAAAAAGACAGAAGACCCCATATCAAAAAACCATTTTTTCTTTCCTTCCCCGTGATTTAAAACAAACAGCAATGAAACCAGCATAAAAAATCCCGATATCACATCGCTTCGCCCGGACATCCAGGCAACCGATTCGATATGCATGGGGTGAACACCAAAAAACAGGCTGGACATCCAGGCACCCCAAGGGATTCCCCGAAATTCTCCAAACAGGTTTCGGGAAAGAAAAAAAACCAGTAGTGTACAGGCTAAATGAAATAATAGAACGGTCAGGTGATAACCCCATGGGTTAAAACCCCATAAGGTCCGATCAAAAAGATAAGACACGTAGATTAAGGGACGGTAATAACGGTCATAAAATTGTCCGACCTTTTCACCCGGGAAAAAGGCATCCCAATAGGTTTGAAAAGCCGGAAGCTGACTTTGTAAATAGATGGTATCATCCCAAACGAATTGGAATTGCAGTACCGATCCGTAAAGCAGGAGAGTGATCCCTACCGGAAAAAGGGCAAACCCATAGGTTTTCCATCCCCCCCCGATTCCTAACGGGGAAAACCCTTCTTTTCGCGTTAATCTCACCTTCCCAGCTGCTCCAATCGTGAGACTTCCGTTTTCACCCTATCTAAAAGCAGGGAATCCCCCTTCCAATGTTGAAGAAAGAACTGGTAGGATTCGATAGCGAGTTGATATTGTTTCTTTTGGGTATAAATTTGACCCAGCTGGTAGTAGGCTTCGGCAAAAGTTCCCTTTCTTTGAACCGCCGCACGGAGGTGGCCGAGGGCTTCTTCCACACTCCCCTTGGAGAGGAGGAGGTTTGCCAACTGGTAATGGGCTTCAGCAAAGCCGGGATCCTTCTCAATGGCAACCCGGTAAAGAACCATCGCACGATCGGTTTCTCCCTTCTGTACAAAGCCATTGGCTTTGAGAACATCCATCAGAGCCATTTGTCTTTTGGCCGTTTGAACTTTCTCGGCCCCTGGTGGCCCCAATTCAACCACCTTGTTCAGGTGTTCCCGGGCAAGGACCTCATCCCCCAGAACCCTTC
It includes:
- a CDS encoding tetratricopeptide repeat protein, with the translated sequence MRLTRKEGFSPLGIGGGWKTYGFALFPVGITLLLYGSVLQFQFVWDDTIYLQSQLPAFQTYWDAFFPGEKVGQFYDRYYRPLIYVSYLFDRTLWGFNPWGYHLTVLLFHLACTLLVFFLSRNLFGEFRGIPWGAWMSSLFFGVHPMHIESVAWMSGRSDVISGFFMLVSLLFVLNHGEGKKKWFFDMGSSVFFLFALLSKETSISLLLIFPFVPLFWRKEKGGRLWNKMIRISILPVLVVIGYFLVRNWAMQSFVGDHLWVFTSLWDGGIRIFLAYGFYIWKMIGPFDFNAFIDVLPDSISFDILSLGLMGFFLGMVLIGLVKKKEFLFLGSFWVLATLFPSALIALTGVPTPLAERYLYIPSMGVSFLIGGLFLFGFRFLQGRRSTEKGVSALFLFFMAPFAFMLIGLMFLTWQRLPIWENNQTFWKETAEKNPQSWLPHQNLGLVFHENGTYSQAEREFQLALALSKKPEEMAATLTSFGITQMRQGKNQDAEKKFLQSLNTGVASPYVYYALGFLYTYQWDSNEGPFKSEGERFNRAKYFFQKAIDLNPYYQQAYFELGQLELRLGNEGRALTAYERFLSLSSGISSPTVQNAQVNLGGIYFRKGGRLFSSHQWKEALLAFRKAMDYQPQNGEIHFRAGKTLERLEQVSEAMQAYRLAVQYHSTHVQARYSLALLLEKAGSLKEAQQEYKILLSQGPQEGPLYQEIQERVRRLSGG